In one Cloacibacillus porcorum genomic region, the following are encoded:
- a CDS encoding SH3 domain-containing protein has translation MKKFIAAIILILLGSAACASEPAKNFCGATDNMLSADYWIEHTKRARQTILTLEETAALSRKIKDTPGTHCTDILAYPAILPRSLILQKMKSFSTRPQGRRYIGAAEAGEGFWRRVEENADTGAVKETEMIRFGVAVKNGLIKTLPCEEPLYSGADDILFDMNVESAVKIWEPLAVLHESADGEYFFVESPCCAGWIKKDGVALTDKKTLKELAARDFYVVTGSRVTTDIRTSEPEAGRREFFMGTKLPAADGAVSVGGVSTAFSRGVLVPERGVNGSLRAVAERIPLGAELSHGYLPYTQANVIRQAFKMLGERYGWGGTYGSRDCSAFIRDIYLTFGIELPRNSLQQALTPAERTDAAKLTAAEREKLLAGSPAGTLVQMPGHIMLYLGTIKGKPYIIHSVYALAPSDAGGADGVTVLNCVAVTDMEMRRRNGSRIIDNIANINIIR, from the coding sequence GTGAAAAAATTTATCGCGGCAATTATTCTCATTCTGCTCGGCTCGGCGGCCTGCGCCTCGGAGCCCGCGAAAAATTTCTGCGGCGCGACAGACAATATGCTGAGCGCCGACTACTGGATAGAGCATACAAAGAGGGCGCGCCAGACCATACTCACATTGGAAGAGACCGCCGCGCTCTCGCGGAAAATCAAGGACACTCCCGGCACACACTGCACCGATATATTGGCCTATCCCGCGATACTTCCGCGCAGCCTCATTCTGCAAAAGATGAAAAGCTTCTCCACACGGCCCCAGGGCAGGCGGTATATAGGCGCGGCGGAGGCCGGCGAGGGCTTCTGGCGGCGGGTCGAAGAAAACGCGGACACCGGCGCGGTGAAGGAGACGGAGATGATCCGCTTTGGCGTCGCCGTAAAAAACGGCCTCATTAAAACGCTGCCCTGCGAAGAGCCCCTCTACAGCGGCGCGGACGACATCCTCTTCGATATGAACGTGGAGAGCGCCGTCAAGATATGGGAACCGCTGGCGGTGCTGCACGAATCGGCGGACGGGGAATACTTCTTCGTCGAAAGCCCCTGCTGCGCGGGCTGGATAAAAAAGGACGGCGTCGCGCTGACAGACAAGAAAACGCTGAAAGAGCTGGCCGCGCGTGATTTTTATGTGGTCACGGGAAGCCGCGTGACGACAGACATCAGAACCTCGGAGCCCGAAGCCGGACGCCGGGAGTTCTTCATGGGGACTAAACTCCCCGCCGCCGACGGCGCCGTCTCTGTCGGCGGCGTCTCCACGGCCTTCAGCCGCGGCGTGCTGGTACCGGAGCGCGGAGTGAACGGCTCCCTGCGCGCCGTCGCCGAACGTATCCCACTCGGCGCGGAGCTGTCGCACGGCTATCTGCCGTATACACAGGCCAACGTGATAAGACAGGCCTTCAAGATGCTCGGAGAACGCTACGGCTGGGGCGGCACCTATGGCTCGCGCGACTGCAGCGCCTTTATACGCGACATCTACCTCACCTTCGGCATAGAGCTGCCGCGAAACTCCCTCCAGCAGGCGCTGACGCCCGCGGAACGCACCGACGCCGCAAAACTCACGGCGGCGGAGAGGGAAAAGCTGCTCGCCGGCTCCCCCGCCGGGACCCTTGTGCAGATGCCGGGACACATCATGCTCTATCTGGGGACGATAAAGGGCAAACCCTACATCATCCACTCCGTCTACGCTCTGGCCCCCTCCGACGCAGGCGGCGCGGATGGCGTGACCGTGCTCAACTGCGTCGCGGTCACCGATATGGAGATGAGACGAAGGAACGGCAGCCGGATCATCGATAATATCGCAAATATAAATATCATCCGATAA
- a CDS encoding 50S ribosomal protein L11 methyltransferase, with protein MQNSDNYWWYITIRSEAGQEDNLFSLADISESIGTELQELPDGNSRLRMYYRSNEEIAFWKGRLLEAMKEFPGVEIEDWGKIENQPWNVAAEEAFPPLPVGRGLVVLAPWHKGSEPSDRTALYINPGSAFGTGYHESTQIVLELLEKYIRPGVTTADIGTGSGILTIGALKMGAGRAYARDIDPTVIEEVRKNFELNELDLEKIDLATGDLLKDFGHTADILTANILLDPLTTMVADVPAVIGKDGVAIFSGMLEKEKPVFLKALAEAKMAPVEELVRGEWWGVAAKAEA; from the coding sequence ATGCAAAACAGCGACAATTACTGGTGGTATATAACGATAAGATCCGAGGCCGGGCAGGAGGACAACCTCTTCTCGCTCGCGGATATCTCGGAGAGCATCGGCACGGAGCTGCAGGAGCTTCCCGACGGCAACTCGCGTCTGCGCATGTATTATCGGAGCAACGAGGAGATAGCGTTCTGGAAGGGGCGGCTCCTCGAGGCGATGAAAGAGTTTCCCGGAGTCGAAATTGAGGACTGGGGAAAGATAGAAAACCAGCCGTGGAACGTGGCGGCGGAGGAGGCCTTCCCTCCGCTCCCCGTGGGGCGCGGCCTCGTCGTGCTCGCGCCGTGGCACAAAGGCTCCGAGCCATCGGACCGGACGGCGCTCTATATCAATCCCGGCAGCGCCTTCGGCACCGGATATCACGAAAGCACGCAGATCGTGCTTGAGCTGCTGGAAAAATACATACGTCCCGGCGTCACCACCGCCGACATCGGCACCGGCTCGGGGATACTGACGATCGGCGCGCTCAAGATGGGCGCGGGCCGCGCCTACGCGCGCGACATCGACCCGACGGTCATCGAAGAGGTGCGCAAAAACTTTGAACTCAACGAGCTTGATCTTGAAAAGATCGACCTCGCCACCGGGGATCTTCTGAAAGACTTTGGACATACCGCCGACATCCTCACGGCAAACATTCTGCTGGACCCGCTCACGACGATGGTCGCCGACGTTCCCGCCGTCATCGGAAAAGATGGCGTGGCAATATTCTCCGGCATGCTGGAAAAGGAGAAGCCAGTCTTCCTCAAGGCGCTCGCGGAGGCG